The genomic stretch AGCCAAAAAACGCGGAGTGGACGTGCAGCTCATCGCCGACGCGGAACAAACCGATAAAATCCAGCCCAACATGATTGCCGACATCGCCGCTTCCGGCATCCCGACTTATCTCGATTTCCAGCACCAGAGTGCGCACAACAAAATCATGGTGATTGACTCCGGCAGTCCCGATTCGGCCGTCGTCACCGGCTCGTTCAATTTCACCCATGCGGCGCAATTCAAGAACGCGGAAAACCTGATTGTTTTCCGCGGCAATCCGGAAATCACAGCGGCTTATCTGGAAAACTGGAAGCGCCATTTGGCGCATGCGTTGCGCTACCGCCGATAGCGGAACAAGGCCAGCTTCAGCTGCGCTCGGATATCTATCTGGAAATCTGGCGCAAATTCCAGAAACACGGCATCGAAATCCCCTTTCCCCAGCACGACGTACGTATCTTAAGCCAGCCCGCCGGCCAGGCTTAATTTGCCAAATACCGCACAAAAAAAGCGCTTTTGCCAAATACCGCACAAGAATAACGCTTTGCTTCACTCCCGATAGCGGGTAGGATAGCTCGGTCATATTTTGAGGCGCACAAACCTAATGTCTTATTTTTCCGAGCATTATTTCTCGGGACTGATTGACCTGCCGTGGTGGGGCTACGTCCTCGTCGCCCTCGTCTTTACCCATATCACCATCGCCACCGTCACCATTTACCTGCACCGCTGCCAGGCGCATCGGGCGCTTGACCTGCATCCGGTCGTCAGCCATTTCTTCCGCTTCTGGGTGTGGCTCACCACCGGCATGGTGACCAAGGAATGGGCAGCGATCCACCGCAAGCACCACGCCAAGGTCGAAACCGCGGAAGACCCGCACAGCCCGCAAGTGTGCGGCCTGCGCAAAGTGCTGTGGGAAGGCACTGAGCTCTACAAGCGGGAAGCCAAGAATCCCGAAACGCTGGAAAATTACGGCCACGGCACGCCGGATGATTGGCTGGAACACCACCTGTACGGCAAGTACAGCATACTCGGCATTTCCATCATGGCGGTGATTGACTTTGTCCTGTTCGGATTTATCGGTGTCACCATCTGGGCGGTGCAGATGATGTGGATTCCGTTTTTCGCCGCCGGTGTCATCAACGGCGTCGGCCACTTCTGGGGATACCGCAATTTTGCTTGCGCCGACGCCAGCACGAACATCGTCCCCTGGGGCATTCTGATCGGCGGCGAGGAACTGCACAACAATCATCACGCCTACGTCACCTCGGCGCGGCTTTCCAACAAATGGTACGAGTTCGACATCGGCTGGCTCTACATCCGCATCATGGAAATTTTCGGCTTTGCTGAAGTCAAGAAAATCGCACCGAAAATCCGCTTCAATTTCACCAAGGCGCAGTGCGACGACGAAACGCTGGAGGCGGTGATTACCCACCGCTACGATGTGCTCGCCAAATTCGCCCAATCGGTGAAGCAGACTTACGCCGAGGAAATACGCAAGCTCAGGGAGCGCGCCGCGCAATTCGACGGACAAACCCTGAAGAACATCAAAAAGCGCTGGCTGCACCAAGATGCCAAATTCTTAAAAGCGCAGGAACGCGCCAAACTCGACGAAGCCTTGAGCAAGAGCAAAGTGCTGGAAACCATATATTCGATGCGCCAGGAACTCACCGCGCTGTGGCAGCGTTCCGCCGCGTCGAAAGAACAACTGCTCAAACAGCTGCAAGACTGGTGCGCGCGTGCCGAGAAAAGCGGCATTGCTTCGCTGCAGGAATTCTCGCGCAAGCTGCGCTGCTATGCATAAAGAATTACAACCAATAAAAAACCCGCCAAATGGCGGGTTTTTTGTTTCCCAGTGCGCTCTTATTTGAGTTTGGTTTCTTTGTAGACTACATGCTTGCGGGCCACCGGATCGAATTTCTTGATTTCCATCTTCTCCGTCTGGTTGCGTTTGTTCTTAGTGGTGGTGTAAAAATGTCCGGTGCCGGCGGACGATTCGAGCTTGATCTTCTCGCGCATAATTCTATCCTTTATTTCTTGCCGCGCAGCTCGGCAAGCACTGCTTCGATGCCCTTCCTGTCAATGGTGCGCAAGGCGGCGTTGGTAAGCCGCAGGCTCACCCAGCGCTTTTCGCTCTCCACCCATAATTTGCGGTAGTGCAAGTTGGGGAGAAAACGGCGCCGGGTCTTGTTGTTGGCGTGAGAAACGCGGTTCCCAAGCATCGGCGTCTTGCCGGTTACTTCGCACACTCTGGCCATGATGCTTTACCTCAAATCCGAAGAGTGCGCATTTTACCCATTTAAGGATTAATTCTCAAGGGAAAAATTTGCACCCCAGAAGGCTGGACTCTACAACAAACCACGCTCGGCAAAGGACATGATGCCGCCACTGCCGACAATGAAGTGGTCAAGCACCTTGACATCCACCAGCGCCAGCGACTTTTTGAGAGCTGCGGTGAGTGCCTCGTCGGCGCCACTGGGTTCGGCGGTGCCGGAAGGGTGGTTGTGGGCGATTATCTCTACACTCGTCTAAGAACGTCCAAGCTAATCCAAGGACGTTCTGTCGTCAGATGCTAACAGCTTGAGCAAGAAACTATTTTTGGCCAAAGCAGTCCTACGACGAATATTTCAATCCGGTCAATCCTGCCCCCACCGTTGCCCCCATCGTGGTTGGTGGAGGCAAGGATGGGGGCAACACTAGAAGGAGAGGCAAGCGATGGGAAAACTATCCGATACAAAGTTACATGGGCTTAAGCCACGCGAGAAGTCGTACCAGATTGCAGACGGTGGGGGCATGTATGTTGAGGTCCTATCTACGGGCGCAAAATCCTTCCGCTATGGCTATCGTCTGTTTGGAAAGAAAGAAAAGGTGGTACTTGGCACCTATCCGGCGTTGTCGCTCGCCTCGGCGCGACAAATGCACCGGCAATATCAAACGATGGTCGAGCATGGGGATTCGCCGTCTCGCTATGTCCAGGAGCAGAGCGCGGCGCGAAAGACTGAATATCTCGGTATTAATTCCTTTGAGGACCACGGACGCAAGTGGTTTGCCGCGTGGCGCGTGGACAATTCACCGCAAGCTGTTAGACAAGCCGAGGCTTGGCTAGAAGCGGACGTATTTCCTGCGCTCGGCAAGCGCCCAGTCTCACAGGTTGAGGAAATCCATCTTGTTGAGCTTCTTGACCGTATCAAGAAACGTGGCGCGCCACAGACCGCTCGCCGCATTCTCGGTTACCTCAAGGGGATATTCCGTTATGCCAAGCGGCGAGGCATAGTGAAACATGATCCGGCGCAGTCAATTACGGCTGATGAAATTGCGCCAAAGAGCGAGCGCGACCGGACGCTTGAACCAAGCGAAATCGCCACATTTCTCCGGTCGCTTGATAGCACTAGTGCGAACGAAGGAAACTGCCTCGCCCTCAAGCTAATTCTCTTGACGCTATGCCGAAAGGATGAACTGCGGCTCGCAAAGTGGGATCAGATTGACTTGGAGAGTGCGGAGTGGCTCATGCTTCGAACCAAGATGGGTAAGCCCCATGTCGTTTATCTATCGACCCAGGCTGTTGGCATACTGAGGCGGTTACGCGAGCTTGCGGGTGACTCGACTTTCGTGCTGCCGAATTGCTTCCGGCAGGTTAAGCCAATCGGCCATATGACCTTGAACAAAATCATTGATAGGTTGCTAAAGGGTCCGCTAGAAGGCATGGCGCATTTCACCATACACGATCTGCGACGGACTGCATCTACACGGCTCCACGAAGCAGGATTCCCTCCGGATGTCGTGGAGAAAGCCCTTGGGCACCGAATTCGCGGGATTCGGGGAATCTACAACCGCGCCGAATACGCGGAACAGCGGCGACACATGCTGCAATTCTGGGCAGACTACTTGGGGCAGCTGGATGCTAGTGCGAAGATTGTGATCGGGAACTTCGCCAAAGCTGCTTAATCGGCCATTTAATCCGCAGGTCCCAGGTTCGAGCCTTACTCGGGGAGCCGGTACCCAACGCCTGCTATCGACCCGAAGCGGACCTTTCTATTTCCGGTTTGCGGACATTCGAAGCGCCCCACAGCGGGTCCAAAGGCAGGCGAACCATTGCTGCCATACAGAAGGTTGTCAATGTGACGCCGGCGAGCGTCACCGTTTGATCATTCGCTGTGCCAACTTTTCGTGTGTCTCCAGCAAAATGTCCAACAGCAGGCGACCTTCAATGCCGCCGAGTTGCTCGCTTTGCGCATCGCTGGGAAACAGGAAAAAAGCCTTTGCAAGATTCATCTTCAGGCCGTCAAAGAAAGACAATTGATAACCCACGAACCGCATGGGCGCCGTTACCAGCGTTTCATCTCCGGGAATCTTTTCGTCGAAAATCACCTGGCCATTCTTGTTGTACACCCGAGCACGGTACAAAAGGCTCACCGTGCCGGCCTGAGCGCTCATCGGCTCATATTTTAGGATATGCGGGGCCAGCTTGATGCCGACCAGGTAGTCGGCGTTCAGGCTTTTCGCCAGCAATGCTGCTTCTTTCGTCCCCAGGTTAATCAATTGGACACCGCTG from Burkholderiales bacterium encodes the following:
- a CDS encoding phospholipase D family protein, producing MTKLVSLKTGLALTLFAAALSAIAFQEPVLSPGKSIATTGKIGLAFTPEDAADRMVIKVINGARKQILVQAFSFTHRDIAHALIQAKKRGVDVQLIADAEQTDKIQPNMIADIAASGIPTYLDFQHQSAHNKIMVIDSGSPDSAVVTGSFNFTHAAQFKNAENLIVFRGNPEITAAYLENWKRHLAHALRYRR
- a CDS encoding fatty acid desaturase, with the protein product MSYFSEHYFSGLIDLPWWGYVLVALVFTHITIATVTIYLHRCQAHRALDLHPVVSHFFRFWVWLTTGMVTKEWAAIHRKHHAKVETAEDPHSPQVCGLRKVLWEGTELYKREAKNPETLENYGHGTPDDWLEHHLYGKYSILGISIMAVIDFVLFGFIGVTIWAVQMMWIPFFAAGVINGVGHFWGYRNFACADASTNIVPWGILIGGEELHNNHHAYVTSARLSNKWYEFDIGWLYIRIMEIFGFAEVKKIAPKIRFNFTKAQCDDETLEAVITHRYDVLAKFAQSVKQTYAEEIRKLRERAAQFDGQTLKNIKKRWLHQDAKFLKAQERAKLDEALSKSKVLETIYSMRQELTALWQRSAASKEQLLKQLQDWCARAEKSGIASLQEFSRKLRCYA
- the rpmG gene encoding 50S ribosomal protein L33 yields the protein MREKIKLESSAGTGHFYTTTKNKRNQTEKMEIKKFDPVARKHVVYKETKLK
- the rpmB gene encoding 50S ribosomal protein L28 codes for the protein MARVCEVTGKTPMLGNRVSHANNKTRRRFLPNLHYRKLWVESEKRWVSLRLTNAALRTIDRKGIEAVLAELRGKK
- a CDS encoding tyrosine-type recombinase/integrase; translation: MGKLSDTKLHGLKPREKSYQIADGGGMYVEVLSTGAKSFRYGYRLFGKKEKVVLGTYPALSLASARQMHRQYQTMVEHGDSPSRYVQEQSAARKTEYLGINSFEDHGRKWFAAWRVDNSPQAVRQAEAWLEADVFPALGKRPVSQVEEIHLVELLDRIKKRGAPQTARRILGYLKGIFRYAKRRGIVKHDPAQSITADEIAPKSERDRTLEPSEIATFLRSLDSTSANEGNCLALKLILLTLCRKDELRLAKWDQIDLESAEWLMLRTKMGKPHVVYLSTQAVGILRRLRELAGDSTFVLPNCFRQVKPIGHMTLNKIIDRLLKGPLEGMAHFTIHDLRRTASTRLHEAGFPPDVVEKALGHRIRGIRGIYNRAEYAEQRRHMLQFWADYLGQLDASAKIVIGNFAKAA